The window CCATCTGCATCAATGCCTGGTGTTTTGAAGCAGATGATATGTTCAACGTGACCAAGATCAGAGCGCTTTTGAAGGGATATCAGTCTGTCCGCCAACTGGAGGGGGCTGAGCTGGCAGCTCTGCCTTTGTTGTCCAGAGGGGCAGCCCTGCGTTTTCTTCTTACCCGTCTCTATGATTGGTTGAATATACCCGAAGGGGCATTGGTCATGCCCAAGGATCCGGGTGAATATATCAAGAAACTTCGTTTTCATCGCTCAATCCGCTCGGTGGCGGACTATGGCATTCAGACCTGAATGGTCAGAAGATGGCAGCGTGTTCCAGAAAAGTGTCTTTTCGGCTTTCTATTTCTTTTCCGCCAAAACAAGGTGTCCATAGATCGGATTGCCTTCGTCACTGCGCACAACAATGATTTCGAAATGTTTGGCAACCAGTCCATTGGCATCCATGAGTCTCCGAATATAGCTCTCGCTATGGGCGAAACGATGTTTGCGCCCAACCTTGAAATCTGCACCTTCAAAGGCTTCATCTGGCATCGTCTCGGAAGAAAAAGCAAAGAACCCGCCTTTATCAAGGCATCGGGCAACATGATGGAATTTTTCTTCCAGTGCCCCAAGATATGGAAGAACATCGGTTGAGACAATCAAATCCCAACCCTGGATTTCGCCCTTGGAGGTACCATCGTCTTCAATGTCTTTGAGAAATTCGACCACGTCACCAGCATAGAGATCATCATAGACACCTTTCTCATAGGCTTCATCGAGCATGCCGGTCGATAGATCAACACCGATCATTTCCACGACCTTCTCAGCCATTGATATGCCGGTCAATCCGGTGCCACAGCCAAGATCCAACATGCGTTTGAAACGCCGCTCGGGCCGATGGGAGACGATCATCTCACGGACCATCATGGGAACGGCATAGCCCAGATCGTCGACGAGGATTTTTTCGAAAGCTTCGGCATGCTGATCAAACAGGGTCGCGACATAAGCCACAGGTGCCTTTTCAGGTGTTGGGCCTTGCTCTATGGAAGCTAAACGCACCGCAGCGCCTCCATGATCATCTGGATCCAATGCCAAGACGGTGCGATAGGCCTCAGCAGCCTCTCTCAATTTGCCTGCTTTTTCCAGTTCCAGCGCCTTGTTATAGGCCTCAGCCAGTGCGCCCTGATCAAGCTCGCTCATAACCAATCGTCTCCTACTGTCGTGGATGCTCCCCATACAGGTGTCAATCAGAAACGTCCAGCAAAAAAACGAGTACCAAAGAACAGAAGGTGGCCTCGATTGCATTGTGTATGATTTGAGCTGCTGCTTGCGTGTCGCAAGCAGGCGATCTAGATATCGACTAATCAAAAAACTATGCGCCGATAACGAAGAATAATAGCTGATAGTGAAAATCACGATCTAAACCGATGGTGCATTTACCGGCATTGTTGCGCTTGTCCGTAGCGCTTGGGCGCGAGGACGTGGAAACCTAGAATATTCAACCGCATGTGAAAGGACGGCTGATGGGAAAAGTCACGATCTATACGGACGGAGCCTGTTCCGGCAATCCTGGACCAGGAGGCTGGGGTGCATTGCTTCTTTATGGCGAACACGAAAGAGAGCTCTATGGTGGAGAAGCTGAGACTACGAACAATCGTATGGAACTTCAGGCCGCTATTGAGGCGCTCAATGCATTGAAGCGTTCCTGCGAGATCGATCTTTACACTGATAGTCAATATGTAAAGGGTGGAATTACTGGTTGGATCCATGGCTGGAAAAAAAATGGATGGAAAACATCCAATAAAAAACCAGTTAAAAATGCGGAGCTTTGGCAAGCCCTGGATGAAGCTTTGCGACCTCATCAGGTGAGTTGGCACTGGGTGAAGGGGCATGCCGGACATGAAGGAAACGAACGGGCCGATGAGTTGGCTCGTCGTGGTATGGAGCCCTACAAGGGTTAGACATAGATGTCGACAAAAGGGCCAGCTGATCTTGAGAACCAGCCAGCCCTTGCTGCCAAGATGCGCGCAACCCGTCCAAAGGATCTTGGGCATCAGGAATTTTTGTCATCCACGTGTGGCAATAATGGACATTCGGCGAATATCACTTTTTGCCAATGTGCGCACATCTTCCATATCAGTGTCGAACTCCACACCGATTTCATCTTCCCGATGCCAGACAATATGAACCTCTGCCATAGTGCCGTCCTTACGGTTCAGCAGGGAAAAGGTACTGGGAAGGGTGATCATCGGATCCACCTTGATGCGCATGCCATGCCGGCTTTCATTGCGAATGGTGCAATCCATGCTCATGGCGAAATTGTTATAAAAGACTTTGCCACCCTTCAGAACGCGGCGACGCGTACACTGGCGACGGTCCGGGAAGATGTCCATGTTTTTTGCCTCAATGCGACTGCTGCATTTCGTGACAATCCTGTTTTGCAGCAGTCGGGTCTGATGTCTGAATTTTCATCAAATTTAACATAAACACCAAGCAGTTGCATCGGCTTTCCAAAAAATGTCTTAACAAGCTCTTAACATGAACAAGTGCATTTGCAGGCTTTCTTTAACCTTTGGTAATACTTTAAACACGCCCTTCAAAGATACTGCAAGACAAAGGAAAAAGGCTCGCAGGGAGCCTTGTCTTTCATACATGTTGCGGTATCGACAAGTTCCAACTCAACTGGTGTAGAAGCGAACTTTATTTGCAACCTTTGGCAAGCCCCACCATGCAAACAAGGCAACCACCACAAATCCAACACCAAACCAAAGGGCAAAATTGGCTATGCTATCTTCGCCGGGCCGTAGAATGGTCACCGACGGATTGTTGGGGTCAACGTATACCGGATGCTTGGAACCCTTGGGATAGTCAGCCAGAATTGCCTTGGCGTCTTGCATTTTTGAGTAACCCATATCGGACATGGAAAGGCGATCTTGCTGCAAAGTTTCGCCATCGCGCACAAATTCGTAAATGACTTTGGGATAATGGAAGGTCTTTTTGCGTCCCTTGGTCTGTTTGACTGTCGAAATTGACGATGAAACAATTGTACCTTCAATCGTTGGCCAATTTTGGGCTTTGTTGGCGTCCTGTACCAACATGATACCGAGATAGAGGAAAGCAGCACCTGCCAGCAAAAGTCCGAAAGGAACACCATGGATAGCCATGAAATGCCAAAATCGATTTGATGAACTCATGCTGGATTGTCCAATCGTCTCTTCCTGCGGAATAGGAGTGGGCATGATCATTTCCCTCTTTTGAAAGCCTGTCGGCGAAAATCAGCACCAAGTTCCACCCGGATTCATTCATCAATTATAGTGAGCATACATCTGGGAGGATCGTAGTTGGACATTAGAGGAGAAATGCGTAGGCCGACATTGTCAAAGGTCAAATCTGCTGTTCGACATGGAGCAAAGCACGAGAAAAGACAGAATTGAAAATGTCATCAAATTTTTGTTCAGACTATCTGATGTTCGCAAAATGGGAACAAATCAGGCACATTTGGGGATAACCAAGGCAAGCGAAAAATTATTAAAACGATCAAAAAAAAACATGTCGGGAATCTTGACACCAAAGCCGGTCAAGAGTCGTCAAAGGTTTAAAGGCTGTATGTTTCGATTTCCGTATTTGGATAAATTGCTTCAGCGGAAAATGTGTAAAAAATTCCTTAAAAAAACCGTTTCCTTTCCGGAGCTGGGCTGTAAGACTGTACGAACCAACCGGGCGGGTGTGGTGATATCAAAGGTAGAAAATAGCGGAAAATACGCATTTTGCCTGGATATAGCCAGTTTAATGGGAATGAAGGCCAAGGTTGGAACAGGGTAGATTGGGATGCGGCACATTGCATCGATCCTGTTTAAAGGATGGCAAGACCAATGAGGAAAGGCGAGGCTGACGTGGCATCTTCAAGTCGGACAATTGCAATTGGTGACTATTTCGAACGGTTCGTGGCAGAACAGGTTTCTTCTGGACGTTTCAACAACAGCTCGGAAGTGATGCGAGCAGGCCTGCGCATGCTTGAAGAGCATGAGCTGTGTTTGCGTGAGCAGAAATCCATCGTTCATTTGAAGGAAACCGATGCAAAACTGAATATGGCAGAACAGGCTCAGTTGGTCTCAAGTGAGGCAGCGGCGAAGGTTACCAATTCTGTCAAAGATGCCATGCAGGCTTTGGCCGGAAGTGGCCTGGCGAAAGCGCAGGCAGCTATTCCGGCAACAAAATGTCAGCTTCGCGCGCGAGTGGCGGCTGAATAGCTCTTGCTCATAGATCATGTTTTACATGGTCGGCATCAAAAAAGGCGGTATGGAGCAATCCCTACCGCCTTTTTTGATAGCAAAGCACTCCTCCCGTAACAACCACCCCTTGCTCCATGCGGCATGAACGGCTAGGGTGCCGCCGGTATTGGCCGGGCAAACCTGCTTTGCGCCAAATCCTTTATGAGATCAATATCGGGACCGTTGACGCTTTCTGCATTATTGCGATCTGGCAGGCACGTAGGCGGCCCTTGCAAGACAGTTGACCAGATCCGGCCATATGGTGAATGGACTGGTGGAACGAGGCAGTGATAGGCGTGAAATATGTAAGCACGCGGGGGGAAGCGCCCGAACTCGGCTTCTGTGATGCAATTCTGGCTGGCCTTGCAAATGATGGTGGGCTTTATGTTCCCAAGGAATGGCCAACCTTGAGTGATGAGCAGATTGCCGCTCTTGCTGGCAAAAGCTATTCTGACATTGCCTATGCCGTAATGAAGCCTTATGTCGAAGGTGAAATTCCGGATGAAACATTCCGAACCATGATTGATGAAGCTTATGGCGCTTTCCGCCATCAGGCAGTGGTGCCATTGGTTCAGACTGGCGCCAATGAATTCATTATGGAACTGTTCCATGGCCCAACCCTTGCTTTCAAAGACGTTGCGATGCAGCTGCTGGCGCGGATGATGGATTTTGTGCTGGCTCAGCGTTCGGCCAAGGCAACAATCGTGGGTGCGACATCCGGAGACACTGGTGGTGCTGCGATTGAAGCTTTTCGCGGGCGCTCCAATACAGATATCTTCATTCTGTTTCCGGAAGGCCGTGTTTCTCCGGTGCAGCAGCGCCAGATGACTTCTGTCCTGGATGACAATGTGCATTGTATTGCGCTCAAAGGACATTTTGACGATTGTCAGGCCATTGTCAAAGACATGTTTGGTCACAAAGGCTTCAAGGACACGGTCGCGCTGTCCGGTGTGAATTCCATCAACTGGGGTCGGATCATGGCTCAGGTTGTGTACTATTTTACATCTGCCCTATCTCTTGGCGCACCTTACCGTCAGGTCTCCTTCACCGTGCCGACAGGTAATTTTGGCGATATTTTTGCTGGCTTCGTGGCCAAACAGATGGGCTTGCCGATTGATAAACTGATCATTGCAACCAATCAGAATGATATCCTGGCTCGCGCACTGGAAAGTGGATCTTATGAGGTCAAGGGTGTGACGCCATCTGCTTCGCCAAGTATGGATATACAGGTCTCCTCGAACTTCGAACGTTTGTTGTTTGAATTGCATGGCCGGGATAGTGAAGCAGTAAAGCGTATGATGTCCGGATTGAAACAGTCCGGTTCCTTTACCATCGCCGACAAACCGTTGGGCCGTTTGAGGAAAGGGTTTTCGGCAGATCGGGCTAGTGAGGCTGAAACTGCTGCGACAATAAAGGATGTTCTGGAGACAACAGGATATCTCATGGATCCCCATACTGCGGTGGGGGTGCATGTGGCGCGCAAGCATAACAGGCAAAGCTGCGATTGTTGTTCGGCAGAGTCTCCGATGGTGGTGCTTTCCACAGCACATCCGGCCAAATTCCCGGCAGCGGTTGAAGAAGCTTCAGGCCAATATCCGGATCTGCCACTCTGGTTATCCGATTTGATGGACAGAGAAGAGAAATTTGATGTGTTGGAAAACAGCATTGAGGACGTTGAAGCATTTATCCTCAAACATGCCCGTGCTGCACAAAAGACATGACAAGATTAAGAGGGTCGCAGACTGTGTATAGTCTGCGGCCTTTGATTTGTGCTCTATCGAACTTGGGGCAATCCGGACAAACTGGTCCGGCAAAAAAACAATAATCATCGAACAGAGGTAAAAACCTTGCCAGTGCAAATGACCACCCTTGAGAACGGCCTGACGGTCATCTCCGACGAAATGGATCATCTCAAAAGCGCCGCCGTTGGCGTCTGGGTCGGGGCTGGGTCGCGCTCGGAAACTGACGATCAGCATGGTATCTCCCATTTGCTGGAACATATGGCCTTCAAAGGCACGAAGCAGCGCTCTGCTCGGGATATTGTGGAGCAGATCGAGGCTGTCGGTGGCGAGGTCAATGCTTCAACAGGGTTGGAAAGTACGGCATATTATGCGCGCATTCTGCAAGAAGATTTGCCATTGGCCGTCGATATTCTTGGCGATATTCTGACCGAAAGCGTGTTTGATGCTGATGAATTGCATCGTGAGCAGCATGTGATTCTCCAGGAGATTGGTGCGGCACATGATATGCCGGAAGATCGTGTTTTTGATCATGTACAGGAGAAGGCTTTTCCTGATCAGCCATTGGGCCGGACCATTCTTGGGACACCGCAAATGGTGCAAAGCTTCACCCCGAAGGCCATTCACGATTATATGGATGATCACTATCATGGCCCCGCCATGGTGCTGAGCGCCGCAGGTGGCGTGAAGCATGATGAGCTGGTCAATCTGGGGCGCGAGGCTTTCTCCAAATTCTCCAATACGGATGTCAGTGCTCCACAAAAAGCTGTATACAAGGGAGGCGAGAGCCGCGATGTACAGAAGGAATTGATGGAGGCACAGGTCGTTCTGGGCTTTGAGGGCAAAAGTTACAAGAACGAAGAATTCTATACCGCACAGATTCTGGCCTCTTTACTGGGGGGAGGTATGTCTTCCCGCCTGTTTCAGGAAGTGCGTGAAAAACGCGGCCTCTGTTACTCTGTTTATGCCTTCCATTGGGGGTTCGCCGATTCTGGTTTGTTCGGCATTCATGCAGCTACCGGAGCTGAGGATTTGGGCGAGTTGATGCCTGTGATCCTTGGTGAATTGATGCGAGCTTCTGAAGATTTGACCTTGGAAGAACTCAACCGTTCTCGCGCACAGATCAAGGCAGGATTGCTGATGTCACTGGAAAGTCCCGCTGCTCGTGCCAGTCAGATTGCTCGCCAGCGCCTTCTGTTTGGCCGCACATTAAGCACGAGTGAATTGGTTGAAAAAATTGAGGCAATCAGTGTTGAAGATGTGAGAAATATGGCTGCCAATCTATTTACCAAATCATCCCCTTCCATGGCATCCGTCGGTCCGGTTGATGCTCTTATGCCTCTGGATGAAGTCTCCAAACGGCTTGGAACCGGAGCTTGAGACTGTCTGCATTGGCTTGATCCCGTCTCCGGCAGTCGTTAGGCTGGTGGAGAACCGCCAATGAACACCGCTTGCAAGGGAGAGATGGTCTGATGATTTCCGGTCTTGTCTCTCGTTTGCGCTCAGATCGTCAAGGAACACCCCAAGTATCTGGCCAATCTGCAAAGAAGGGCGGGTTTTCATCATGGTATCAATCTTCCTACCAAATTTTGCCCAAAGGACAATCGACAGGCACTCTTGATGGCCCCAATGTCTATTTACGGGCGCCGGATAAACGGGATTGTGACCAATGGCTGGCTGTGCGTCGGGAAAGTGCCGATTTTCTAAGACCTTGGGAACCTCTTTGGCCTGAGGATGATGTGACCCCGCGGGGATATCAACGTCGTCTTGCTCAATATCGCAAGGATGCGAAAGATGGGCGTTCGTTGCCCTATTTCATTTTCGCAACCCAAACAAATCAGCTGTTGGGTGGTATCAATCTGTCCAATATTCGCCGTGGCGTATGCCAGAGCGGATCAGTTGGTTATTGGATGGGACAGAAACACGCAGGTAAAGGTTTCATGTATGAGGCAATGGCCATGTTGTTGCCGCATTTGTTTGGCCACAACGCGCTGCACAGAATAGAAGCTGCCTGTCTGCCGCACAATCACCGTTCGATTGCTCTTTTGCAGCGTCTTGGCTTTCAACATGAAGGGCTTGCTCGGCAATATCTCTGCATCAATGGCAGATGGGAAGATCATTTGTTGTTTGCAGTTTTGCGAAGTGACTATGGGCAATGACTGGCCGTAAAAACGGCGCTTTTTCATGTCATGATCTTGCAGGAAGTGATGATTCTGAAGCCATGGATCCGCCCTGATGTGAGCATGGCCGAGGGCTATACCAGCGGGTAAGTGGCAGCTGGCTTGCAACCTCAAAGCAATTTTGCTGAAAGGAAGCAGTCGTTAGTCGGATTTTCATATGAAAAACCGACTTCTGATGCAATTTCGTCTTGTGTGACGGTTAGCAAAAATTTAACTATGGAAACAAGTGTTCAGCTCGCCTGACGTTTGAATTAAAGGGGCCTTTTGTGACGCGCGTATCTGTCCTGACAGCCATTTTGTTTGCCATGGTGCTTTCCATTGTGCAGGTGTCTTCTGCCTGGGCTTTGGAAGCCGTCGATGTCAAGGCCGATGTCAAAGTCCTGGATCTGAGCAAGATTTATGAAGAGCATGAAGGTGACGGAGATAGGTTGCAGGTTTCAACCGCGCCTGGTCCGGATGGAATTGTTCGTCGTATCGAGGTGCGGGCGCGTCAGTCTGGTGTCATCCCGGGCTGGGCCGTTTTCGCTCTTGAAAACA is drawn from Cohaesibacter gelatinilyticus and contains these coding sequences:
- the thrC gene encoding threonine synthase, which codes for MKYVSTRGEAPELGFCDAILAGLANDGGLYVPKEWPTLSDEQIAALAGKSYSDIAYAVMKPYVEGEIPDETFRTMIDEAYGAFRHQAVVPLVQTGANEFIMELFHGPTLAFKDVAMQLLARMMDFVLAQRSAKATIVGATSGDTGGAAIEAFRGRSNTDIFILFPEGRVSPVQQRQMTSVLDDNVHCIALKGHFDDCQAIVKDMFGHKGFKDTVALSGVNSINWGRIMAQVVYYFTSALSLGAPYRQVSFTVPTGNFGDIFAGFVAKQMGLPIDKLIIATNQNDILARALESGSYEVKGVTPSASPSMDIQVSSNFERLLFELHGRDSEAVKRMMSGLKQSGSFTIADKPLGRLRKGFSADRASEAETAATIKDVLETTGYLMDPHTAVGVHVARKHNRQSCDCCSAESPMVVLSTAHPAKFPAAVEEASGQYPDLPLWLSDLMDREEKFDVLENSIEDVEAFILKHARAAQKT
- a CDS encoding DUF3592 domain-containing protein produces the protein MPTPIPQEETIGQSSMSSSNRFWHFMAIHGVPFGLLLAGAAFLYLGIMLVQDANKAQNWPTIEGTIVSSSISTVKQTKGRKKTFHYPKVIYEFVRDGETLQQDRLSMSDMGYSKMQDAKAILADYPKGSKHPVYVDPNNPSVTILRPGEDSIANFALWFGVGFVVVALFAWWGLPKVANKVRFYTS
- a CDS encoding M16 family metallopeptidase gives rise to the protein MTTLENGLTVISDEMDHLKSAAVGVWVGAGSRSETDDQHGISHLLEHMAFKGTKQRSARDIVEQIEAVGGEVNASTGLESTAYYARILQEDLPLAVDILGDILTESVFDADELHREQHVILQEIGAAHDMPEDRVFDHVQEKAFPDQPLGRTILGTPQMVQSFTPKAIHDYMDDHYHGPAMVLSAAGGVKHDELVNLGREAFSKFSNTDVSAPQKAVYKGGESRDVQKELMEAQVVLGFEGKSYKNEEFYTAQILASLLGGGMSSRLFQEVREKRGLCYSVYAFHWGFADSGLFGIHAATGAEDLGELMPVILGELMRASEDLTLEELNRSRAQIKAGLLMSLESPAARASQIARQRLLFGRTLSTSELVEKIEAISVEDVRNMAANLFTKSSPSMASVGPVDALMPLDEVSKRLGTGA
- a CDS encoding GNAT family N-acetyltransferase, whose translation is MISGLVSRLRSDRQGTPQVSGQSAKKGGFSSWYQSSYQILPKGQSTGTLDGPNVYLRAPDKRDCDQWLAVRRESADFLRPWEPLWPEDDVTPRGYQRRLAQYRKDAKDGRSLPYFIFATQTNQLLGGINLSNIRRGVCQSGSVGYWMGQKHAGKGFMYEAMAMLLPHLFGHNALHRIEAACLPHNHRSIALLQRLGFQHEGLARQYLCINGRWEDHLLFAVLRSDYGQ
- a CDS encoding type II toxin-antitoxin system ParD family antitoxin encodes the protein MRKGEADVASSSRTIAIGDYFERFVAEQVSSGRFNNSSEVMRAGLRMLEEHELCLREQKSIVHLKETDAKLNMAEQAQLVSSEAAAKVTNSVKDAMQALAGSGLAKAQAAIPATKCQLRARVAAE
- the rnhA gene encoding ribonuclease HI — encoded protein: MGKVTIYTDGACSGNPGPGGWGALLLYGEHERELYGGEAETTNNRMELQAAIEALNALKRSCEIDLYTDSQYVKGGITGWIHGWKKNGWKTSNKKPVKNAELWQALDEALRPHQVSWHWVKGHAGHEGNERADELARRGMEPYKG
- a CDS encoding PilZ domain-containing protein, producing the protein MDIFPDRRQCTRRRVLKGGKVFYNNFAMSMDCTIRNESRHGMRIKVDPMITLPSTFSLLNRKDGTMAEVHIVWHREDEIGVEFDTDMEDVRTLAKSDIRRMSIIATRG
- a CDS encoding methyltransferase; this translates as MSELDQGALAEAYNKALELEKAGKLREAAEAYRTVLALDPDDHGGAAVRLASIEQGPTPEKAPVAYVATLFDQHAEAFEKILVDDLGYAVPMMVREMIVSHRPERRFKRMLDLGCGTGLTGISMAEKVVEMIGVDLSTGMLDEAYEKGVYDDLYAGDVVEFLKDIEDDGTSKGEIQGWDLIVSTDVLPYLGALEEKFHHVARCLDKGGFFAFSSETMPDEAFEGADFKVGRKHRFAHSESYIRRLMDANGLVAKHFEIIVVRSDEGNPIYGHLVLAEKK